The proteins below are encoded in one region of Ferroplasma acidiphilum:
- a CDS encoding aminopeptidase P family protein → MKERKIFDYVRNVDSVLIMNGGENQVDKTFFYLTGAKSGIFEGSLLHVKPEKVTIITSALEEEAAKETGFEVLIYNTTAEKNEIIKNAFKNDVNVGLNYSALTLDLYKQLMKIIPDKEFIDVSQSIAESRKIKDESELKDLREAAKIASDSFEDFTKTLKEGMTESELAANIVYAMMKNGASGESFSTIVAFGKNSAIPHYMPGNAKLKKNDFVLTDYGALYHRYCSDTTRTVVFGRADEKQKDIYETVKRAQQESKNALKAGVNGKDIDMIARKIIDEKYPGRFIHGLGHGVGMDVHDHPALSPSSDFILKANMVITDEPGIYIPGFGGVRIEDDLIIKDGGHEEITTAPRELLEL, encoded by the coding sequence ATGAAAGAAAGAAAGATATTTGATTATGTGAGGAACGTTGATTCTGTACTCATAATGAATGGCGGAGAAAATCAGGTCGATAAAACATTTTTTTACCTTACGGGAGCCAAATCAGGGATATTCGAAGGTTCATTACTTCACGTAAAGCCAGAAAAAGTTACGATAATAACATCAGCCCTTGAGGAAGAAGCCGCAAAGGAGACCGGATTTGAAGTGCTTATCTATAATACAACAGCAGAAAAAAATGAAATAATCAAAAATGCATTTAAAAATGATGTCAATGTGGGGCTTAATTATTCTGCACTTACCTTAGACCTCTATAAGCAATTAATGAAAATTATACCCGACAAGGAATTTATAGATGTTTCACAATCTATTGCTGAGTCAAGAAAAATTAAGGACGAATCAGAATTAAAGGATCTCAGGGAGGCAGCAAAAATAGCCAGTGATTCATTTGAAGACTTTACAAAGACACTGAAGGAAGGCATGACAGAGTCTGAGCTTGCAGCGAATATAGTTTATGCAATGATGAAAAACGGTGCCTCAGGGGAATCATTTAGCACTATTGTGGCTTTCGGGAAAAATTCCGCTATACCGCACTATATGCCAGGCAATGCAAAATTAAAGAAAAATGATTTTGTTTTAACCGATTACGGGGCATTGTACCACAGGTATTGCTCGGATACAACAAGGACAGTGGTTTTTGGAAGGGCTGATGAAAAGCAGAAGGATATTTACGAAACGGTAAAAAGAGCCCAGCAGGAGAGCAAAAATGCATTGAAGGCAGGAGTAAATGGAAAGGATATAGACATGATTGCAAGAAAAATAATAGACGAAAAATATCCTGGCAGATTTATACATGGCCTCGGGCACGGTGTAGGCATGGATGTCCACGACCACCCTGCACTATCCCCATCATCCGATTTCATACTGAAAGCAAATATGGTTATTACAGACGAGCCTGGAATTTATATACCGGGATTCGGCGGCGTAAGGATTGAAGATGACCTGATAATAAAGGATGGCGGCCATGAGGAAATAACAACTGCACCCAGGGAACTGCTGGAATTATAA